A single Methanomassiliicoccales archaeon DNA region contains:
- a CDS encoding RAD55 family ATPase — AAAVSDTPKEVEELEPVQEERKELTEEEVAQAVAQLGKELEEQFGTPLQHPDTAVISTKDERLDFILGGGIPVGHVVIVNGPAGTMKSTLSYYILHRAAVKSAKRSMYFSLEQKRDSLIRQMERMGMSLKDTAGGMVVVDMVDLRKATANEPGDWRAIMMRYVRNVHAQMPFDFFVLDSLESFKSMAQFEFTRESMKDLFDWFKELKITVLVITEKPIEVLFQSVQGETYLADGVVEMQMKEFDDAKVYRWLRCVKMRGMQNDSRYYAFYHTGTEFKFSLPLVDSGK, encoded by the coding sequence CGCCGCGGCGGTCTCAGACACTCCTAAAGAGGTGGAGGAGCTAGAGCCGGTACAAGAGGAGCGTAAAGAGCTGACCGAGGAGGAGGTGGCGCAGGCCGTCGCCCAGCTGGGGAAGGAACTGGAAGAGCAATTCGGGACGCCTTTGCAGCATCCAGATACGGCGGTAATCTCGACCAAGGACGAGCGCCTGGACTTCATCCTGGGTGGGGGCATCCCGGTCGGACATGTGGTCATCGTGAACGGTCCCGCGGGAACGATGAAGAGCACACTCTCATACTACATCCTGCATCGCGCCGCCGTCAAGAGTGCCAAGCGGTCGATGTACTTCTCCTTGGAACAGAAGCGCGACTCTCTAATCAGGCAGATGGAGCGCATGGGAATGTCTTTGAAGGATACGGCCGGGGGGATGGTGGTAGTGGATATGGTGGATCTGCGCAAGGCCACCGCCAATGAGCCCGGTGACTGGAGGGCCATCATGATGCGCTATGTGAGGAACGTCCATGCGCAGATGCCCTTCGACTTCTTCGTGCTCGATTCCCTGGAATCGTTCAAGAGCATGGCCCAGTTCGAGTTCACCCGGGAGAGCATGAAGGATCTGTTCGACTGGTTCAAGGAGTTGAAGATCACCGTCCTGGTGATCACGGAAAAGCCCATCGAGGTCCTTTTCCAGAGCGTGCAAGGCGAGACCTATCTGGCGGACGGCGTGGTGGAGATGCAGATGAAGGAGTTCGACGACGCCAAAGTCTATCGATGGCTGAGGTGCGTGAAGATGCGGGGCATGCAGAACGATTCCCGCTACTACGCATTCTACCACACTGGCACGGAGTTCAAGTTCTCCCTGCCCCTGGTCGATTCAGGCAAATAG
- a CDS encoding RAD55 family ATPase, which produces MRTYIQNFDESLQGGIPKGHVVLITGTPGTMKSSVSYSILYQNALQNKTKSVYMTLEQSRENLLQQMHCMGMDKEEVKECVHILDLGLIRKSLTQLSAKGTWMQVFKMYAESLKHSLNYELLVVDSMDVLEMAAQMGENRRTELFFLFEWLRNLGITTFLLSETAPDKMFENKYDEGYLADSVITLKLHELGETDIQRRIRAVKMRSTNHKTGYFSLLFNDGVFRATQVITE; this is translated from the coding sequence GTGCGCACCTACATTCAGAACTTCGATGAATCATTGCAGGGCGGCATACCGAAAGGGCACGTGGTGCTCATCACCGGAACCCCGGGCACGATGAAATCCTCGGTCTCCTACAGCATCCTCTATCAGAACGCGCTCCAGAACAAGACAAAAAGCGTCTACATGACGCTCGAGCAATCGCGCGAGAACCTCCTGCAACAGATGCATTGCATGGGCATGGACAAGGAGGAGGTCAAGGAGTGCGTGCACATTCTGGACCTAGGGCTCATCCGCAAGTCGCTGACGCAGCTGAGCGCCAAAGGTACCTGGATGCAGGTCTTCAAGATGTACGCCGAGAGCCTGAAGCACTCCCTGAACTACGAGTTACTGGTCGTAGACTCTATGGACGTACTGGAGATGGCGGCGCAGATGGGCGAGAACCGCAGGACGGAGCTCTTCTTTCTCTTCGAGTGGCTGCGGAACCTGGGCATCACCACCTTCCTCCTTTCCGAGACGGCCCCGGACAAGATGTTCGAGAACAAGTACGACGAAGGATACCTGGCCGACTCGGTCATTACGCTCAAGCTGCATGAGCTAGGTGAGACGGACATTCAAAGGAGGATAAGGGCGGTGAAGATGCGTTCCACCAATCATAAGACCGGGTATTTCTCGCTCCTCTTCAATGACGGTGTCTTCAGAGCCACCCAGGTGATCACGGAATAG
- a CDS encoding hybrid sensor histidine kinase/response regulator: MILALLVDDEPPLCSVAKQFLEQSHEMVVDTVFSAQETLQSLDQKAYDVIVSDYQMPGMDGIQLLKSLRSTGVLIPFILFTGKGREEVVIEALNNGADSYLQKGGNVTAQFAELGNAITQVVKKKRAEEALREANRKLQLMTSITRHDIRNQIMSMRGYLELANDSRDPLKANELRKKALGVTRNIESTIEFTKDYQEMGVREPAWHNVHAVVDTLDPNLTSMGFWLENQLPEVEIFADPMLVKVLQSIADNSARHGVHATLMRFSSEMEGEVLKIICEDDGVGVPVDEKGKIFERGYGKHTGLGLHFAREVFHITGIGIEENGEPGKGARFVISVPNGRWRYAGEEER, encoded by the coding sequence ATGATCCTTGCGCTTCTAGTGGATGACGAACCACCTCTATGCAGTGTGGCCAAGCAATTCCTGGAGCAGTCACATGAAATGGTCGTTGATACGGTCTTCTCGGCACAAGAGACTCTGCAATCCTTGGACCAGAAGGCCTACGATGTGATCGTATCCGACTATCAAATGCCAGGAATGGACGGCATCCAACTCCTCAAATCGCTTCGGTCCACGGGCGTCCTAATCCCGTTCATCCTCTTCACCGGCAAAGGACGAGAGGAGGTGGTCATCGAAGCACTGAACAACGGCGCTGATTCCTATCTTCAGAAGGGCGGTAACGTTACAGCACAATTCGCGGAGCTGGGGAATGCGATCACGCAAGTGGTCAAAAAGAAGCGTGCGGAGGAGGCGCTGCGGGAAGCAAACCGCAAGTTGCAATTGATGACCAGCATCACACGGCACGACATCCGCAATCAGATCATGTCCATGCGCGGCTACCTGGAATTGGCGAACGACAGCCGAGACCCGCTAAAGGCCAATGAACTGAGGAAGAAGGCCTTGGGAGTGACGAGAAACATCGAATCCACGATCGAATTCACCAAGGACTACCAGGAGATGGGGGTCCGCGAACCAGCATGGCACAACGTCCATGCTGTGGTGGACACCTTGGACCCTAACCTCACGTCCATGGGCTTCTGGTTGGAGAACCAACTTCCGGAGGTGGAGATCTTCGCTGATCCCATGCTGGTCAAGGTTCTGCAGAGCATCGCTGACAACTCCGCCCGTCACGGCGTGCATGCGACGTTGATGCGTTTCTCGTCCGAGATGGAAGGCGAAGTGCTCAAGATCATATGCGAGGACGATGGGGTGGGCGTCCCTGTTGATGAAAAGGGCAAGATTTTCGAGCGTGGGTATGGCAAGCATACGGGCCTAGGCCTTCACTTCGCAAGAGAAGTATTTCACATCACGGGAATCGGCATTGAAGAGAACGGAGAGCCTGGAAAAGGTGCTCGCTTCGTAATCTCGGTGCCAAATGGGCGATGGCGATATGCGGGCGAGGAAGAAAGATAA
- a CDS encoding SDR family oxidoreductase yields the protein MKINRMLVTGAAGFIGSNICDGLLERGYEVIALDRLPMSRSKNLEHLTTSKGFNFVEGSILESELLADLAKDADAVIHHAAIASVQRSMEDPRTTNLVNVNGTLEVLLAAKKAGIRKVVFASSSAVYGDTPEQPETEEMTPRPKSVYAVSKLTGEGYCQAFNELFDMRNVSLRYFNVYGPRQDPKSEYAAVIPRFIERALKDEAMTIFGDGRQSRDFIYIEDVVQANLKALESDCRGIFNIGSGRRTTVNELAHLIGKLLGREVQTVHLQAREGDVKDSLAAIEKAAGAFGFAPKCDIEDGLRTTIDWYARKGQND from the coding sequence ATGAAGATAAACAGGATGCTCGTGACTGGGGCCGCGGGATTCATCGGTTCGAACATCTGCGACGGGCTCTTGGAGCGCGGGTACGAGGTGATAGCTCTTGACCGTCTGCCAATGAGCAGGTCGAAGAACCTTGAGCACCTGACGACCTCGAAAGGGTTCAACTTCGTTGAGGGGTCGATCCTCGAAAGTGAGCTTCTTGCCGATCTGGCGAAGGATGCCGACGCGGTCATCCACCACGCCGCTATCGCCTCCGTGCAGCGGTCGATGGAGGACCCGAGAACGACGAACCTGGTCAACGTGAACGGCACTCTGGAAGTCCTTCTGGCCGCGAAGAAGGCGGGGATAAGGAAGGTAGTGTTCGCATCCTCTTCGGCCGTCTATGGGGATACGCCAGAGCAGCCAGAGACAGAAGAGATGACCCCACGCCCGAAATCTGTGTACGCGGTATCAAAACTGACAGGCGAAGGATATTGCCAGGCCTTCAACGAGCTCTTCGATATGAGGAACGTCAGCCTGCGTTACTTCAACGTCTACGGTCCGAGGCAAGACCCCAAATCGGAATACGCAGCGGTCATCCCCCGATTCATCGAGCGCGCTCTCAAGGACGAGGCGATGACCATCTTTGGGGATGGACGACAGAGTCGGGACTTCATCTACATAGAGGATGTCGTGCAAGCGAACCTCAAGGCTCTCGAATCGGATTGTCGGGGAATCTTCAACATTGGATCAGGAAGGCGAACCACGGTCAATGAGCTGGCGCATCTCATCGGGAAGCTTTTAGGGAGAGAGGTCCAGACGGTGCATCTACAGGCGAGGGAGGGAGACGTGAAGGATTCCCTGGCCGCCATCGAGAAGGCAGCGGGAGCATTTGGCTTTGCGCCCAAATGCGATATCGAGGATGGTCTCAGAACGACGATCGATTGGTACGCTCGGAAAGGTCAGAACGATTGA
- a CDS encoding HEAT repeat domain-containing protein produces the protein MDNKEINGINRELDSANSGALLVAMDRLESALRHRLGDASSLGPLARLLNHENAEVRKKAIWLIGKLAQNKVPGEYPISSVLGLMEDEDEESRENAAWAGGEMAALQIGNEQEAEKLNSLLKDDSSQVRGMAAWALGRLAERTSVALRSSESLLRQLLQDKSVYVSKSASWALERLEPLLAKR, from the coding sequence ATGGACAACAAAGAGATCAATGGGATCAACCGAGAACTGGATTCTGCCAATTCAGGCGCGCTGCTGGTCGCCATGGACCGTTTGGAGAGTGCGTTGCGCCATAGGTTGGGGGATGCTTCATCGCTCGGACCATTGGCTCGGTTGCTGAATCACGAGAACGCCGAGGTGCGCAAGAAGGCCATTTGGCTCATCGGCAAGTTGGCGCAGAACAAGGTCCCCGGCGAATACCCGATCTCATCCGTGCTCGGTCTGATGGAGGATGAGGACGAGGAGTCGCGCGAGAACGCCGCTTGGGCAGGTGGCGAAATGGCTGCTCTGCAGATAGGCAACGAACAAGAGGCAGAGAAGTTGAACTCCCTGTTGAAGGATGATAGCTCGCAGGTAAGGGGCATGGCCGCCTGGGCCTTAGGGCGGCTGGCGGAGAGGACCTCGGTTGCCCTCCGTTCCTCCGAAAGCCTCCTCAGACAGCTCCTCCAGGACAAGAGCGTCTACGTGAGCAAGAGCGCGTCCTGGGCCTTGGAACGTCTGGAACCTCTTTTAGCCAAGCGCTGA
- the arsB gene encoding ACR3 family arsenite efflux transporter, with product MAGRDKKKLSFLNRYLTLWIFLAIFLGVGLGAAVPGIAEALNSLSIGTTSIPIAIGLILMMWPPLARVKYEELGQVAKQPEAKRMFGTSLALNYLVGPMLMFALAWIFLPDLPEFRIGLILTGIARCIAMVIVWNMLAEGDSEYAAILVALNSIFQIVLYSFYAYFLIAVASDWVSAGSGRVVEISIWDVAKSVLIYLGVPFLAGYLTRFVLLPRKGTQWYENRFNPAFGKVSLLALLFTIVVMFSLKGQYILQQPLDVVRVAIPLVIYFLIMFFFSFWLSIKLRFDYPHATAQSFTAASNNFELAIAVAIGVFGIQSLVAFAAVIGPLMEVPVLISLVNVAFWIRRRYYGPDGKVQKKYEGV from the coding sequence TTGGCCGGTCGTGACAAGAAGAAATTGTCATTCCTGAACCGTTATCTCACCCTTTGGATCTTCCTGGCGATATTCCTGGGCGTGGGGCTGGGCGCCGCCGTGCCAGGCATCGCGGAGGCGCTCAACAGCCTCAGCATTGGGACGACCTCCATCCCCATCGCCATCGGCCTCATACTCATGATGTGGCCGCCCCTGGCCAGGGTCAAGTACGAAGAGCTGGGCCAGGTGGCCAAGCAGCCCGAGGCGAAGAGGATGTTCGGCACCTCCCTCGCCCTCAACTACCTGGTCGGGCCGATGCTCATGTTCGCGCTGGCCTGGATCTTCTTGCCCGATCTGCCGGAGTTCCGCATCGGCCTCATTCTCACTGGCATCGCTCGCTGCATCGCCATGGTCATAGTCTGGAACATGCTCGCGGAGGGGGATTCGGAGTACGCGGCCATCCTGGTCGCCCTCAACTCGATCTTCCAGATAGTGCTCTACTCCTTCTACGCCTACTTCCTCATCGCCGTCGCCTCCGATTGGGTCTCCGCCGGCTCGGGAAGGGTGGTGGAGATCAGCATCTGGGACGTGGCCAAGAGCGTGCTCATCTACCTGGGCGTTCCGTTCTTGGCCGGGTACTTGACGCGTTTCGTGCTTCTGCCTCGGAAGGGGACGCAGTGGTACGAGAACCGCTTCAACCCCGCATTCGGGAAGGTGTCGCTATTGGCATTGCTCTTCACCATCGTGGTCATGTTCTCGCTCAAGGGGCAGTACATCTTGCAGCAGCCGCTGGATGTCGTGAGGGTGGCCATACCTCTGGTCATCTACTTCCTCATCATGTTCTTCTTCTCCTTCTGGCTATCGATCAAGTTGCGGTTCGACTACCCGCATGCGACGGCGCAGAGCTTCACCGCCGCTAGCAACAATTTCGAGCTTGCTATCGCAGTCGCGATCGGGGTGTTCGGCATCCAGTCCCTGGTGGCCTTCGCCGCCGTCATCGGCCCGCTGATGGAGGTGCCCGTGCTCATATCGCTCGTGAACGTGGCATTCTGGATTCGACGTAGATACTACGGACCGGATGGAAAGGTGCAAAAGAAGTATGAAGGGGTTTGA
- a CDS encoding GNAT family N-acetyltransferase: MVLAERGSTEAGKMDFEFTMGGWELLDEVEPLWAELNRHLIERSTHFAATYEHMTFQERRRVIDRRPPGTKLRVELVMVKGSKVYVAYCITSLTPDGAGEIESIYVDDGFRRQGLGSRLVRNAIKWLDEQGARKKRLWVASGNEQAFRFYERHGFQIRRTELEQTKPL, from the coding sequence ATGGTGCTGGCTGAAAGGGGATCGACCGAGGCAGGCAAGATGGATTTCGAGTTCACGATGGGCGGCTGGGAGCTCCTGGACGAGGTCGAGCCCTTGTGGGCGGAACTGAATCGGCATCTTATCGAACGTTCCACGCATTTTGCCGCTACCTACGAGCACATGACCTTTCAGGAAAGGCGGAGGGTGATCGATCGTCGCCCGCCCGGTACGAAGCTGCGGGTGGAGTTGGTGATGGTGAAGGGCAGCAAGGTCTACGTGGCCTATTGCATCACCTCCCTCACTCCAGATGGGGCGGGTGAGATCGAGTCGATCTATGTGGACGATGGCTTCCGCCGCCAGGGGCTCGGGAGCAGGCTCGTGCGCAACGCGATCAAGTGGCTGGACGAGCAAGGGGCAAGGAAGAAGCGGCTATGGGTGGCTTCTGGCAACGAGCAGGCGTTTCGCTTCTACGAGCGTCATGGCTTCCAAATCCGGCGCACTGAGCTGGAACAGACGAAACCACTCTGA